One Sporosarcina sp. FSL W8-0480 genomic window, GAACAATATCTTCTTTGAATTGATTAACATACCATTTGGATCAATCATGCTCTATATTGCATTGTTTTTCACTATTTGGTCCGGAGCTGATTATTTCTATAAGAATCGTCGCGTCCTGCTTGACTCGATGTAAGGAGGCATTATTGTGAGGGCAGAAATCATTGCAGTAGGTTCTGAACTTCTTTTAGGTCAAATTACGAATACGAATGCCACTTTCATTTCGGCCCGTCTTGCCGAAATAGGAATTGATGTATATTATCATACGGTTGTAGGGGATAACCCTGATCGGTTAAAAAAAGCTATCGGAATCGCACAAGACCGTGCGGATCTAATAGTTTTTTCCGGCGGGCTTGGTCCAACAAAAGATGATCTGACGAAAGAAACGATTGCTGAAATGTTGGGAACCCATTTGGAGATGAATAATGATGCCCTTATTTCCATTAAAGATTATTTTTTACGCACTGGCAGAATGATGACAGAGAACAATAAAAAGCAGGCACTCGTATTGGCGGATTCTGTTGTATTGAAAAATCATATGGGAATGGCGCCAGGTATGGCTCTTGATAAAAGTGGCGTATGTTATATTTTATTACCTGGTCCCCCGCATGAAATGCAACCGATGTTTGAAGGGGAGGCTATCCCTTATTTACTTGGGACGTTAGGAAAACAGGAAGTAATTGTTTCCCGAGTATTGAAATTCTTTGGTATTGGCGAAGCGGAGCTCGAGGATCGTATTCAAGAAATCTTACAAAAACAATCCAATCCGACTATCGCGCCACTAGCTTCCCCAGATGCAGTCATTCTTAGAATAACTGCAAAAGCGCATTCTTCAGATGAAGCGGAGAATCTGATTGCTCA contains:
- a CDS encoding competence/damage-inducible protein A, with amino-acid sequence MRAEIIAVGSELLLGQITNTNATFISARLAEIGIDVYYHTVVGDNPDRLKKAIGIAQDRADLIVFSGGLGPTKDDLTKETIAEMLGTHLEMNNDALISIKDYFLRTGRMMTENNKKQALVLADSVVLKNHMGMAPGMALDKSGVCYILLPGPPHEMQPMFEGEAIPYLLGTLGKQEVIVSRVLKFFGIGEAELEDRIQEILQKQSNPTIAPLASPDAVILRITAKAHSSDEAENLIAQVEREIRDLVGEFIFGIDNDTLPSKAAGLLKNGQLTIAAAESLTAGLFMSELASESGISSSLKGGVVVYNDDMKVEQLGISRSLLLEYGVVSSQCAEALAMSAKLKFSSDIGVGLTGAAGPDPHDGKPVGKVWIGIALQDGSVKTFKLDLSGNRNTNRRRASQYALYYLIKELKNSRVEN